The genomic stretch GCCCGCGCCGCCGCCAGCCGGATCGGCCGGACCATGACCCTGAAGCGCGCGGGCGGTCTCGCGATCGTCGTCGCGGGCGTCGCGGCAGCGGCAGCCGGTTCCATCCTGCACGTCCGCGAGGGGGACGTGACGATCGTCTCCTGGCGCGGCGGCGGCACGCCCGACCTGCGCGCCCACGGCTGGTCTCTTCGCATGCCGCTCCTTCAGAGCGCGCGACGTTATCCGGGTGGAGCGGTCTCCGTCCAGGCGACGCTCGGAGCCGCCTCGAAGGAGGGGAGCTCGATAGACCTCCCGTACAGCGTGCGGGCCAGGCCGGATCCTCAGGCCCTTCTGTCTCTCCATCGCGACGGGGGCGCCGGCGGCGCGCCGGCCGCCCTGCGCGCCCTCGTCGAGGAGCCGCTGCGCAAGGGGGCGGCCGCGACGGGGACCTACGATCTGGCGTCCGGCGCCGCGAACGATTCCCTGGAAGCCGCGGTGCGCGAGGTCCTCGAGGACCGGCTCGGGCCGCGGATCGACTTCTCCCTGGGAAACCCGGTGGCGCCTCCGGAAGTGCTCGCCTCCTTCGAGCGCCAGGCCATCTTCGGTCGGCGCGTGGAGACGGGAGCCCGCATCCTCCTGTTCGGCATCGATGGCGCCGACTGGGACCTGATCGACCCGATGATCGCCGAGGGGAGCCTGCCCAACCTGGCCCGGCTCAAGCGGGAAGGCGCGAGGGCGCGGCTGCGGTCGAGCGTCCCGACGCTCTCGCCGCTTCTCTGGACGACCGTCGCCACGGGGAAGGCCCCCGACCGCCACGGGATCAACGATTTCCTGGTCGTGGACCCGCGCACGGGGCGCCAGGTGCCCATCGACTCCACGTTCAGGAAGACCAAGGCGATCTGGAACATCCTGACCGAGGCGGGGCTCAGCTCCGACATCATCGCCTGGTGGGCGACCTGGCCCGCGGAGACCATCAGGGGTCACCTGGTCTCCGACCGGGTCGCCTACTCCACATTCGATCTGTCGGCCCCGAGGCAGAAGCAGAGCGCCGTGTTCCCTCCGGACTATGCCTCCGCCATCGAGGCGATGCGGGTCACGACCGCCGCGGTGACCTATGACCAGGTCGCCCGGTTCGCTCACGTCACGCCCGGAGAATTCAGGCAGGCGCGTGCCTCCGCGGCCCGCCGCGCGGGCGTCTCCGAGATCGACGAATCGATCAACGTCCTGACCCGGGTCCTGGCGTCCACGGAGACCTACCGCCGGATCGCCCTCGATCTTCTGGAGCGTGACGGGGGCGACGACGGGAAGGCACGCCTCGTCGCCGTCTATTTTCAGGGGGTCGACGAAGTCAATCACCGGTTCGCCCACTGCGCCCCTCCGCGGACGGCGCTCTGCACGGAAGGAGACTACCGGCGATTCAAGGACGCCGTGCCGGAGTTCTACCGCTACCAGGACGCCATCCTGGGTGAAATCCTGAGGAAGGCCGGGAATCGCACGGTGATCGTCATGTCCGATCATGGCTTTTCCTCGGGAAGCAGGCGCCCGCGGGACGTCAAGCCGTTCATCGAGGGGCGGCCGGGGCTGTGGCACGACCTGGCGGGGGTGTTCATCGCGCACGGCCCCTTGATCAAGCCGGGAGACATCCCGACCGTCACGCTGTACGACATTGCTCCCAGCCTGCTGTACCTTCTCGGTCTGCCTGTGCCCGAGGACATGCCCGGAAAGGTCATAGAAGCGGCCATGGCGGACGATTTTGTCTCGGCCCACCCCGTGGTCAAGGTCCCGTCCTATGAGGTGCTCCAGGCGCCCGTCAGCCCTGGACGGGTCGCCTCCGCCTCGGCCGCCGGGGGAGGGGCGGTCGACGGGGAAGGCGCGGCAACGGGAGGGGACGCCGCAGAAGAGGAGATGGTCGAGCAGCTGAGGGGTCTGGGTTACGTCGGAGGAGGCGGTGGCGCTCCGGGCCCGGGCGGCGGCGCCCCCCCGAAAGGGGGGGGCCCGCCGGCGCCCACAAGCGGCGGTTCCCAGGCCGGGGTCCCCACGCTCCTGTACCACACCAACCTTGGGTCGGTCTACCTCGCAAAGAGACATCTCGATCAGGCCGAGGCGGAATTTCAGAAGGCGCTCCGGCTCGATCCCAAGTCCATCCAGGCCCTTTCCGGCATGTCCCTCCTGGAGGAGGCCCGGGGGAACCTCGATCAGGCCCTGGCGTATATCCAAGCCGCCGTCCGGCTGGAGAAGGACGACGACCTTCCCGCCCTCCTGAAAGTCGCCGAGCTCTTCGTCCGCATGGGCCGTCCTGCCGATGGCCTCGCCTATCTGAGGGATCTCGAGCCGGGCCACGGCACGGGCGGGCCGCGCGAGCTTGGACTGCGGGTCGCTCTCGCGGTGTTATACTCCGCCCTCGAACGCCCGCGGGACGCTGAAGCCGCGCTCAGGCGTGCCCTCGTCATCGATGCGGCTTCCGTCGCGGCGATGCAGGAACTGTTCGCCCTCCTGGACGGGCAGGGCCGCAGCGCCGAGCTGCAGCCGCTCCTCCAGGCGGCATTGCTCCGAAACCCCCGCTCGGCGATGCATTGCAACTGGATGGGTCTCGTTCTCAGGAGGAAGGGAGACCTGCGGGGGGCCCGGCTCGAGTTCGAGAAGACGCTCGAACTGGCGCCCGACCTCGTCGGGGCGA from Candidatus Polarisedimenticolia bacterium encodes the following:
- a CDS encoding alkaline phosphatase family protein, producing the protein MTLKRAGGLAIVVAGVAAAAAGSILHVREGDVTIVSWRGGGTPDLRAHGWSLRMPLLQSARRYPGGAVSVQATLGAASKEGSSIDLPYSVRARPDPQALLSLHRDGGAGGAPAALRALVEEPLRKGAAATGTYDLASGAANDSLEAAVREVLEDRLGPRIDFSLGNPVAPPEVLASFERQAIFGRRVETGARILLFGIDGADWDLIDPMIAEGSLPNLARLKREGARARLRSSVPTLSPLLWTTVATGKAPDRHGINDFLVVDPRTGRQVPIDSTFRKTKAIWNILTEAGLSSDIIAWWATWPAETIRGHLVSDRVAYSTFDLSAPRQKQSAVFPPDYASAIEAMRVTTAAVTYDQVARFAHVTPGEFRQARASAARRAGVSEIDESINVLTRVLASTETYRRIALDLLERDGGDDGKARLVAVYFQGVDEVNHRFAHCAPPRTALCTEGDYRRFKDAVPEFYRYQDAILGEILRKAGNRTVIVMSDHGFSSGSRRPRDVKPFIEGRPGLWHDLAGVFIAHGPLIKPGDIPTVTLYDIAPSLLYLLGLPVPEDMPGKVIEAAMADDFVSAHPVVKVPSYEVLQAPVSPGRVASASAAGGGAVDGEGAATGGDAAEEEMVEQLRGLGYVGGGGGAPGPGGGAPPKGGGPPAPTSGGSQAGVPTLLYHTNLGSVYLAKRHLDQAEAEFQKALRLDPKSIQALSGMSLLEEARGNLDQALAYIQAAVRLEKDDDLPALLKVAELFVRMGRPADGLAYLRDLEPGHGTGGPRELGLRVALAVLYSALERPRDAEAALRRALVIDAASVAAMQELFALLDGQGRSAELQPLLQAALLRNPRSAMHCNWMGLVLRRKGDLRGARLEFEKTLELAPDLVGAMANLGSLDLQEGRLDDAVAVLGRALEKEPRNVESRTNLIVAHGMRHDVEEARRLVREAEGLGMRVALLYNGLAYSLHINGRSEEALEVLRESLKIDPRQADARRLQAEIEQGRPLDSLPYR